Proteins encoded by one window of Nicotiana tabacum cultivar K326 chromosome 10, ASM71507v2, whole genome shotgun sequence:
- the LOC142165478 gene encoding uncharacterized protein LOC142165478 translates to MEQERTVRNPNQEEIAQKMKSIKQSLKNMQGLSGQKSVSYVDLCMFPHVHLPVGFKMPKFEKYDVYGDMIAHLKRYLNQLRGAGGKEELLMAYFGQSLIGIAFEWCMDQDISHWHIWDDPAQDFVRQFQYNMDIAPDRNSLTNFKKKASESFYEYVIKWREQAARVEPAMDEAKMVNVLLQAQEADYFQNMMPVIGKPFAKAIKIGEMVENDLKIGCIISQSALRATSQAIQSGSGGLASRKKK, encoded by the coding sequence ATGGAACAGGAAAGAACCGTGAGGAACCCCAATCAAGAAGAGATAGCTCAGAAGATGAAAAGCATCAAACAAAGTCTTAAGAACATGCAAGgcctgagtggccaaaagagtgtttcGTATGTCGATCTGTGCATGTTTCCTCATGTTCATTTGCCCGTTGGttttaaaatgccaaaattcgAGAAATATGACGTATATGGAGACATGATCGCCCATTTGAAAAGATATTTGAATCAGCTGAGAGGGGCGGGGGGAAAGGAAGAACTtctgatggcctattttgggcAGAGCTTGATAGGAATTGCGTTTGAGTGGTGCATGGATCAAGACATCTCCCATTGGCATATATGGGACGACCCGGCCCAGGATTTTGTAAGGCAATTTCAATACAACATGGATATAGCCCCGGACAGGAATTCTTTGACCAACTTCAAAAAGAAAGCCTCGGAAAGTTTCTATGAATATGTTATTAAATGGCGTGAACAAGCAGCCAGGGTAGAACCAGCAATGGATGAGGCTAAGATGGTCAATGTTTTATTACAGGCCCAGGAGgctgattattttcaaaacatgatgccAGTCATAGGCAAACCATTTGCGAAGGCCAtaaaaattggagaaatggtagaaaaCGACCTGAAAATAGGTTGCATCATAAGTCAATCAGCTTTAAGAGCCACTTCCCAAGCCATCCAGAGCGGCTCGGGAGGTTTAGCAAGCCggaagaaaaaataa